The proteins below come from a single Polynucleobacter necessarius genomic window:
- a CDS encoding cation diffusion facilitator family transporter: MGSDPSLHAHKKGDARHSHSKQVANQNLLLIAMVLTLGFSGVEGAAAYFANSLALISDAGHMVTDAAALGLALLAQIISRRPPSAKHSFGFGRAEALAAFVNSIVMLGLVVWTVVEAISRFYDPHKVDGLTVTVVAGIGLLMNVIVAWVLSRDKKGVSTRAALVHEIGDLLGSVAALVAGVVIQVTGWMPIDAILSILVSLLILKSTVSILHESYHFLMEGVPLHIDYLQVGKDLRNVPGVLAVHDLHVWEMTPSFPALIGHIEIADIMEWPAIMARINDMLLDKHGIDHVTLQPEEVGEIADDEIPDSAVFHDDDTFYVQCSSGEAGHRMHTTLGVIPRTLKYWSAYMV, encoded by the coding sequence GTGGGCTCGGATCCATCTTTGCATGCCCACAAGAAAGGGGATGCGCGACACTCTCATAGCAAACAAGTTGCCAATCAAAACCTTTTATTGATTGCAATGGTATTGACTCTCGGCTTTTCTGGAGTTGAGGGCGCCGCTGCTTATTTTGCCAATTCTTTGGCATTGATTTCTGATGCGGGTCATATGGTCACGGATGCTGCAGCATTAGGATTGGCATTATTAGCGCAAATTATTTCCCGTCGTCCGCCATCAGCAAAACATTCATTTGGATTTGGTAGGGCAGAAGCCTTGGCGGCATTTGTCAACAGTATTGTGATGTTGGGTTTGGTAGTCTGGACTGTGGTGGAGGCTATCAGTCGTTTTTATGACCCTCACAAAGTTGATGGCTTAACCGTTACTGTTGTTGCCGGTATTGGCTTGCTGATGAATGTTATTGTTGCTTGGGTGCTCTCACGCGACAAGAAGGGTGTGAGCACGCGGGCTGCTTTGGTGCATGAGATAGGCGATTTACTCGGATCCGTTGCCGCACTAGTTGCGGGTGTTGTGATTCAGGTAACGGGCTGGATGCCGATTGACGCGATTCTCTCCATCTTGGTTTCCCTGTTGATCCTGAAATCCACCGTTTCTATCCTGCATGAGTCTTATCACTTCCTGATGGAGGGTGTCCCGCTGCACATTGACTATTTGCAAGTTGGCAAGGATTTAAGAAATGTTCCTGGCGTCTTAGCGGTTCATGATCTGCATGTGTGGGAGATGACGCCGAGCTTTCCGGCGTTGATTGGCCATATTGAAATTGCGGACATCATGGAGTGGCCTGCCATCATGGCGCGAATCAATGACATGCTTTTGGACAAACATGGAATTGATCATGTAACCTTGCAGCCAGAGGAGGTTGGTGAGATTGCCGATGATGAAATACCAGATTCAGCCGTTTTCCATGACGACGATACCTTTTATGTTCAATGTTCAAGCGGTGAGGCGGGACACCGTATGCATACCACGCTTGGGGTAATCCCAAGAACCCTAAAGTATTGGTCTGCGTACATGGTCTAA
- a CDS encoding alpha/beta fold hydrolase translates to MVCVHGLTRRGSDFKTLALAMCNDYYVVCRDVVGCGDSDRLSNPMQYAVPQYVADMTDLVKHLGVDQVDWFGTSMGGLIGMVYAAMPNSPIRRMLINDVGPRIEPDAIKRLGSYVGQPFLSPIAPMHLIV, encoded by the coding sequence TTGGTCTGCGTACATGGTCTAACAAGACGTGGAAGTGATTTCAAGACATTGGCGCTAGCCATGTGCAATGACTATTACGTTGTTTGCCGTGATGTAGTTGGTTGTGGAGATTCGGATCGTTTAAGTAATCCCATGCAATACGCTGTTCCGCAATACGTAGCGGATATGACCGACCTCGTTAAACATCTCGGTGTCGATCAGGTGGATTGGTTTGGTACTTCCATGGGTGGATTGATCGGCATGGTCTATGCAGCAATGCCTAACTCACCAATTCGCCGTATGCTCATTAATGATGTTGGTCCTCGGATTGAGCCTGACGCGATCAAGCGTTTGGGCTCGTATGTTGGTCAACCATTTCTTTCGCCAATCGCACCGATGCACTTAATCGTTTAA